One Lucilia cuprina isolate Lc7/37 chromosome 4, ASM2204524v1, whole genome shotgun sequence DNA segment encodes these proteins:
- the LOC111684218 gene encoding uncharacterized protein LOC111684218, translating into MKKTLLIEKFVSENKMNRKMIEMKTTVPTTANIMIQTNKFNNNKIKQNNTDFLNENKWRKITSRTPYRNKHNINLTKAKTTSNNKHPRNSNSSFHIINRMRQQMSFLLNKTNFWIMLWLLVTLIQHVESLEMTTGQYHTTHHTSSSTVRYSQLLSTNGQMTMSGNAKSMDDVDDDTFRPFVPKDPEMISRNVFTPSGQFRVFQPIDTDLRAAVTIQSKSQHYGRNKMSEPLNSSSSAAATVTAEPRQTSFVHDTQQMTGNHKNTKGKERAHVEVYQIDSSNLSLTKHQKQQQQYHQHQQPEPQLHKTVKKTHEIKHQHEQEPEQHQYDHKQPINNVDVQRNEISKQDDLKSDFKNLEDLLVDYVTNFFEKGQYEPMPGLLVELQNNQSQPLATELTAKTRNVRQASFATDAKVKIDLPRTMATGRLLFLTGLKKVLWPVFMGLQVLKSLLIAMFIPAIIGSFTKLLGKGISTGSAPLFIRPMEAPQELDFRDNSINFDDDKFLVTDEGVKNNSPYAYNQPDASQMHNEYVFDPSSANNQLSYTRLGMNERQHQLMQDSYMSALQSIGSASFKNSGSLSSGSSGLVAPMAKRPPPAANVNTFQQFQNVPDSSLLLSNYDPFYSPLLSRLDSVFAQLKINSDKEMCREKLICLMYANPAKYAPYSNLVSAQLSRELNELRKPTSDNPDILRFFKYMRAAKDGQDGVDCEKTFDKCTEFKDFENPAMVSTYHDINKLVQARKLTNK; encoded by the exons atgaaaaaaactttattaattgaaaaatttgtcagtgaaaacaaaatgaacagaAAAATGATAGAAATGAAGACGACAGTACCCACCACAGCAAATATCatgatacaaacaaataaatttaataataataaaattaaacagaataatacagattttttaaatgaaaataaatggaGAAAAATAACAAGTCGGACGCCATATAGAAATAAACATAACATAAACCTTACTAAAGCCAAAACCACCTCAAACAACAAACATCCTCGCAATAGCAACAGTAGTTTCCACATCATCAATCGTATGAGACAACAAATGTCCttccttttaaataaaacaaatttttggatTATGCTGTGGTTGCTGGTGACGTTAATACAACATGTGGAATCATTAGAAATGACAACAGGACAATACCACACAACACACCACACGTCTTCATCGACCGTTCGATATAGTCAGCTTTTAAGTACAAATGGTCAAATGACCATGAGTGGCAATGCAAAGAGTATGGACGATGTCGACGACGATACATTTCGGCCGTTTGTGCCTAAAGATCCAGAAATGATATCGCGTAATGTGTTTACGCCATCTGGACAATTTCGTGTTTTTCAACCCATTGACACAGATTTAAGAGCTGCCGTGACAATTCAAAGCAAAAGTCAACATTATGGAAGAAATAAAATGTCAGAGCCATTAAACTCATcttcatcagcagcagcaacagtaaCAGCAGAACCAAGACAAACATCCTTTGTGCATGACACCCAACAAATGACTGGAAACCATAAAAATACTAAAGGCAAGGAAAGAGCACATGTTGAAGTCTACCAAATAGACTCTAGTAATTTATCATTAACGAAACATCagaagcagcaacaacaatatcatcAGCATCAGCAACCAGAACCACAACTACATAAAACGGTCAAGAAaacacatgaaattaaacatcaACACGAACAAGAACCAGAACAACATCAATATGACCACAAACAACCCATAAACAATGTGGATGTTCAACGAAATGAAATTTCCAAACAGGATGATTTGAAATCAGATTTCAAAAATCTCGAAGATTTATTAGTCGACTATGTAACGAACTTTTTTGAGAAAGGTCAATACGAACCTATGCCTGGTCTATTGGTTGAATTACAAAACAATCAGAGCCAACCACTGGCTACCGAGCTGACCGCTAAGACACGTAATGTAAGACAAGCATCATTTGCCACTGATGCTAAGGTTAAAATTGATTTACCACGAACAATGGCGACAGGACGTTTATTATTTCTAACAG gtcttaaaaaagttttatggcCTGTATTTATGGGTTTACAAGTTTTGAAATCTTTACTTATCGCTATGTTTATACCGGCTATCATTGGTTCGTTTACGAAATTGTTGGGAAAAG GTATTTCAACAGGATCTGCACCTCTATTCATACGTCCCATGGAAGCACCACAAGAATTAGATTTTCGTGATAATAGTATTAACTTTGATGATGATAAGTTCCTAGTTACCGATGAAggtgttaaaaataattcaccATATGCCTACAATCAACCGg ATGCTTCACAAATGCACAACGAATACGTTTTTGATCCATCCTCTGCTAATAATCAATTGTCGTACACTCGTTTGGGTATGAATGAGCGTCAACATCAATTAATGCAAGATTCCTATATGAGTGCACTACAAAGTATAGGCTCAgcttcttttaaaaattctggATCATTATCGAGTGGTTCGTCGGGGTTAGTAGCACCCATGGCTAAACGTCCACCACCAGCAGCAAATGTTAATACATTCcaacaatttcaaaatgtaCCCGATTCATCATTACTACTCTCCAATTACGATCCTTTCTATAGTCCTTTATTATCACGTCTGGATTCGGTGTTTGCCCAATTGAAAATCAATTCAGACAAAGAAATGTGTCGTGAAAAATTGATATGTTTAATGTATGCAAATCCAGCAAAATATGCACCATACAGTAATTTAGTCTCGGCCCAGTTGAGTCG TGAACTAAATGAATTGCGTAAACCCACATCAGATAATCCCGATATATTGCGTTTCTTTAAATACATGCGTGCTGCCAAGGATGGACAGGATGGAGTTGATTGTGAGAAAACATTTGATAAATGTACAGagtttaaagattttgaaaatccAGCAATGGTCTCCACTTATCATGATATTAACAAATTGGTACAAGCGAGAAAAttgacaaacaaataa